The DNA segment CAAATGTATTTATAAAGTACAAAACCAAAATgaccaaaactaaaaatatgaaaattgaagTAGTATGAATGAATATATCAAAGaccatttaaataaatattttgaaattttaggagGCGTTTGGGACATtagttgattattataatcaataattattataattagtaaattataaTGGTTAGTGTTCGAAATGCAAACTATTTTAATCTGGATAATAATAGTCTGTATTTGgagtgtaaactattttagttacgtatgaaatagtaaacactcCTTAGCTAATAAGAAAATAGATGATGGGTGAAACATAGTATATATATTgggttttgaaataatatttactatacTTAATTATAGGTCATAAATAATTGTATAGACCACTATTATATTTGTTGTCCTAAATATTGAGTGAGCTATAATAATCCACTCCACCAACTTCTAGTTGGTGTCGACCCCTTAAggattaaaacaaaacaaccttaaaagttgaaaaactaaaattaacaaCATGAAAGTAATCAAAGTGGAccatataaaaaatttagtccctctttgaaaatgatttaattttctcatttttgaaatttatacttGTTTCATCACAGTTTATCTTGTTTTTGGTTTGACCAAAAAacctttttgtttttagtttttgaaaattatgttcaTTCATTCTAAATCTTCAATTATAGTATTTATATTACTagtcaaattttagaaacaaaacaaaacttatatgtatgtatgcatcattTTTGTTAGtttatactttttttagtaTAGATGAGAGTAGTGTGATTCAAACTACAAACGTTGTGGTTTTCAGTACACTTGAATAACAATTGAACTATCTCAGTTTGACTTTTATTAATCTATACTTGATTTAAGCATAActttaaaaccaaaataattatcaaattaagtttaaaaatttattaaacaaagactaaaataagttttaataaGTGATATTGATATGTGATCCGTTTATTTTTCAAAGTATTTTTTTGTatgataaaaatgaaatttgaaccCAATATTTTCATCATGGCATCATCAATCGTTTCTCAATTCTATTTGAAGTGAAGTGACGTGACGCAGTCGAAACGGCTGACAGGAAATTTGGATTTGATACTGAAGAGTCAGGGTCAGAGTCGATCATGGTGTCAAAATTGATCTTAGCTCCGTCGTCTatttgatgaagaagatgaatgaaATGCTTGGAGGAGCTTCTCGCGCACTGCtgatccttcttcttctcctcttccAAGGTTTGGGCGGAGACGGGAGTGATTTCGTCGCAGATGACGGAGATTTTGGCGGAGACTACTCTAAACTCTCCGGTATCATAATCCCTGGCTTCGCTTCCACACAGCTCCGAGCTTGGTCCATTCTGGATTGTCCGTACTCGCCTCTCGATTTCAATCCCCTCGACCTCGTCTGGCTCGACACTACTAAAGTATCTCCGTCGCTCTATCTTTCTATCTTCTTCTGTCGTTGGCATGTAGAATGAAAACGAAGTTAATGTTAGCCCATGCTTGGAAATGTTGAGTTTCAGTTTGTGCGATAGTTAAATTACTTGCCTGTTTCATTGCAACTGTCGTCTTGTATTAACTAGTGGATAAACAATCTCCATATTAATGCTGCAGCTCTTCTTTTACTGTTGCTTTCTTGATATTGTAGTTGTGGTGATTCTGGATTCAATGGGTTCAAATGAGCAAGACATTGTTAATTATTGGGATTGTAATGGAATTTATGCCTTGCCCCTTCATTTTTCTGGGTATTAATGAATAACTCAGTTTCACTGGATTCAAACGTATTCTTGGGTTTCAACTTTGAATAGGAGACTGAGTACGAGAACTTAGATATTTGTTGGATATTTCACATAACGGCAATGCTTGCTGTAGTTaagttgaatttaatttagttgaatCAAGTAGAAGAAGATATTTTTTGGACCATTCATTGATTTGTGCGTGTCATCCTTGCGAATGGTTCCAATTTTATTGGATGTTCCCGAAGGGACAAGTAGAAGAAGATTTGAAACCTGTACTCAAAAATGCACCGTTAAGATCTGTTAATGTTCTAAATTCAAGTGATTTTTCTCTGTCGTTTGTTTCTGTCATATGGTTAAAAGTATATTCGATCACGAGTTGCACTGCTTAATGTTTGAATGTTCATTTGTCTTGCAGCTTCTTTCTGCAGTCAATTGCTGGCTCAAGTGTATTTTGCTAGATCCGTACAATCAAACTGATCACCCTGAGTGCAAGTCACGGCCTGATAGTGGTCTTTCAGCTATCACTGAACTCGATCCTGGATATATAACGGGTAGTTGAAGAAATAGTGTAGTAGGGTTTCTTTGGACTAGTCATAGAATGAACGTGGTCACTTgttcttgaaaagaaaaaatagtttcGTTTCGTGGTAGAATGCATCATGTACTGTACTTCCATCCATTGACAAGCTCATATATAATGTACTAATTTATCAACTGTAGGTCCTCTTTCTTCAGTGTGGAAAGAATGGATAAAATGGTGTATTGAATTTGGTATTGAAGCTAACGCAATTATTGCTGTTCCCTATGATTGGAGATTGTCACCAACAATGCTTGAGGAGCGGGACCTTTATTTCCACAAGCTCAAGTATGTATATGCATCTATCATACTTTTACATGCTATTATTATCACCAACCAGAGCCGCCTCTCCATATGttgcatttttactttcatgtCACCTTCTGATCAACCTTTCCTTAATGTTtgaagaattcaatcattgctGGTTTAGATTATTTAAAGATCTTTTAAGAATACTGTAGATAATATTTTGAACGTTACAGTGAAGCAGAGTTGAGATATATGTAACGACATAAAAGGATTTGACCCCAGATACCAAGTGCAAAGAGATCTAAAATCTCAAGTTGAATTTGAAGACTCAATGACTAGtcgtatttatttattttttttttggaaaaatttataattgtttcAAGCCTTTGAAGTTAATTGGTTGCAGCTTGGAGATGCTTAATGTTTCTGAATATTATTCTTCTCTTTCCAGATTGACATTTGAGACAGCCTTAAAACTTCGTGGAGGCCCCTCAATAGTGTTTGCTCATTCATTGGGTAATAACGTCTTTCGCTACTTTTTGGAATGGTTGAAGCTGGAAATTGCTCCAAAACACTATTTCCAGTGGCTGGATCAACATATTCACGCCTACTTCGCTGTTGGTACGACTTATTTCATTAAAGAATTAATACCTCAagttattttcttcaatttcatgCATACTATTTACTTGCCCCAAATTTGTTCTCTatctatttttattgaaaacagGAGCTCCTCTTCTTGGTGCACCTGACACGATAAAAGCAACTCTTTCTGGTTCAACATTTGGTCTCCCTATCTCCGAGGTTACTTTTCGGTTATCAATTCATGGCAACCTTTATTTAACTCTCTCCATACTGCATGGTGGTTCCTCTGCTGTCATGCAGCTTGACAGACACGTAGTAGATTTTTTTATCCttcaaacaattattttatgGCTAAATCCCAAAAGTACCCCTATTCttttaaaagttacaatattAACCTTGATCTTTCATAAACATTTCTAAATCACCATTGGAGGAGAAATTCGTTAGAATATTGGACGGAAATTGTGATTCCAAATGATGTAGCGATTATCCATAATGGGAATTGGGACCCCAACATTGACCTTACAGGGTCATTAAGTCGACTACTAATTACACCTCAAAAGAAATGTCTGCACTTACTTATGCTTGGAACAAGTCACTTCTCTACGTTCTTAGTTTAACCTAATACCAGTTTTAATTTGGTGAGGTATCAGGGGACAGCAAGGGTGATGTGCAATTCATTTGGCTCTTCATTGTGGATGATGCCATTTTCCAAGTATTGTAGGGGAGATGATGTATATTGGAAGCATTTCTCCAAGGGGAATGGGGGAGTTCATCACTCCTATCGCTGTAGTGAGCAGGAACCTCAGTCAAACTACTCAGGGTGGCCAACATATATAGCCAATATAGAAGTTCCATTAGTCCATGGTAAGATTTGTGATTGGTTTTACTCTCACGAGAGACCGCATAATGCTATTATAATATCATTGCTGATTTTCTCCATGTGTGTTAAATTACCTGGAGACTCAGCTGGATATGGTGCGTACCCATCACTTTCAGAAGTTACACATGAAAACTTAACGAGCATGGAGTGTGGACTTCCTACTCAGCTGTCTTTCTCTGCCCGTGAAACATCTGATGGAACTTTTTTCAAAGCAATCGAGGATTATGATCCAGATGGCAAGAGACTTTCATATCAGCTGCAAAGGTGGACATGTTTTAGCCATTCTAATAAAACGCATTTTGCTGATCTATAGAGGTTCTTATCTTTAATGAAACAGACCTTTTAATAAATGTTCCTAGGGGTAACTATAGCAGATATTAGTGGACTTCCTATTTCAAGATATTTCTTGAATCTGGGAAGCTttcattttccctttttaatattttgttaccGATGTTCTTATTTGGTTTTTCTTGCTTTGCGTTTTTATATTTGTACAGAGATATCCTATTTTGTGTTACTTTCATTGTATTTTGAGCATTGTAGTCTCTTTTCATTCTCTTGATGAAATGTTTTGTATCCTTTTCTACAAAAAAAGGAAGTCTAGCTTGTTTCACAAATGgacattatatttttattgtaattaaagcATGGGGAGAAAAAATGCATAAAGTGAGTGGAGGATCATAGGTATTTGATGAAGTAATAAAAGATAGAGTCGAATGTTATTGTGCGGTCAAAGATTTGGGTAAAGGCAAAGATCATTTTATGATTCAATGCTATAAAGGATTTTTTCTTGGGAAATTCAAATAGACAGAAACAACGAAGTCTTTAATGAAAAGGAACATGAATACGAGAAAGTCTTCTAGTTGGCTAAGATATATTAGTCTTCATGGTGTTACCATTCTAATTATATTCCTTTTGtcataaattcaaattagaGGCTTTCTGGTGGCTGTAGTTTTTCATCGATTGGATTAGTTTATAGTTCAGTTTGAAATTTAGGGATTTCTAGAGTAATATTATTCAATTGCAACTTCTCATTCCTTTCAACAAAAACTGTATAGGatatattttctctaattttccaAACCATGATTGCCAGTATCAATCCTAATCCTTGATAATCTAATTCCTCATTCATTTTTTCGTTTGTGTATCtctcattttaaaaattttgatagTGAAAGTTATgcttcttataaaaaaaatcatacactGTATTATGTTTTCCCGGGAATTTTAGTAGAATAGTAGTATACAAAACCAACCGTGAAATCTAGgttttgttattgttgttggTAATTTGTTTATACACTATCTATTTACTCATAAGATTGTATGATCTATTAAAATAATTCTACGTTTTGGATGTTTTAGTTTCTTCCCTTTTGTGTTTCGGTACTACAGGCTATATCATAGAGATCCTGTCCTGAATCCACTGACACCTTGGGATAGACCTCCGATAAAGACTGTTTTCTGTATTTATGGAACAGATTTAAAGACAGAGGTATTGTTACACTCTCTGACCGAACACATATTTCCAAAGTCATCTTTATGCCTGAggcttttattttttacaataattatattcagtttttagtttttgcacCTTAATCTTATACATATTATACGATCAATATGGAACATTTCTTTCCCTTCCGCAAATGCTAgcttttctttaatatttttatggtGGCATCTCTTTTTCTGATACATTCCTAAAATTTATAGTATTCTTACAaagttcttttctatttttatggaGTTATAGTATGGAATGCAAGTCATATTAAAGAAATTCCAATTGGATCTGTATACTAATCCTAATCATAAACTTTCATTAAAGTAAACTAGAGCCACGTAATTGAAGTAGGTGAACAACAAACCTCACTAGAGCTTATGTTCCTTTTTGTTGGATTCACATCTCTGAGCCTGGCAATTCATCTAGTTATCCAATAAACAGGTATTGAGGGCCCACTTCACCCTCCTCTAATCTTGGGGGAGCTTTGTCCATCTTAAGTCCCTACTCTTCCCTATGGCACAATTGGGGCAATTCTTCTAGTTGGATCATTACCTATCCAAGTTGACTGTGATCTAACTTTGATTTTATTGTAGGTTACAAGTTTTTAAGTTAAAATGTTATGGTGAATGATAGTTTTGATATCTTGGCAATGGTAAAACAGGTTGGTTACTATTTTGCACCAAGTGGAAAGCCTTACCCAGATAATTGGATCATTACAGATGTCATTTATGAGATCGAGGGGTCTCTTATTTCGAGGTTAGTAGGCATATTGTATTAGTAATCACGAGAACTGAGGTGCAGGGAATGATCATTTCTTCTTGCTTATTGACAATCTAGGCTGTTTAAGTAATGGCTGCCGAACTCTTTCTCCTTTAAGATCTCAATTTTTGAGATTATTTCGTTCAGTtcttatttaaatgaaaaaaacttCTGTATTAGTTGAAAACAAATAAAGGGTGAGTGGGAATCAACATCTAAAGAACTAGGCAGAATTGCAAACTAGATATCTGACCTGCCAGAACTGAAGAGAATTGCCAACCAAAATGCTTAGCATTCAAAGCACAAAAGggaatagcaaatcatctcagATTTTAAGCTTTGACATGACGATAAAAGTCCAATCGTGATATATACTCACTTATAGTCTTAAATCACGCCTACTCATCTGTACGCTTCTATCAGACAAAACATGAATTATGTAAAGTCCTCCTTTTGATGGTCCGTTATTACTCCTACTTGGTGCTTCTCTTAATTAATGGTTGCAAACAACAAATGCTTTCATTTTCTTGTGAATACGTATGAGTTTTTAGTCATTTGCTCCCTATTTTGTAAAAGGATTCTATTTTTTCGTCTCTAAAATTATAGTTCTTATAGATCAGGGAATCTGGTAGATGGAGATCCTGGTATTGCCAGTGGGGATGAGACAGTAAGTTGGCGAATAACAAACATTGCTTCTTCAGTAGTGCAGGCTTCCATTTTGGTGGCTGAAATTTCAGAAAGTGGCTCTTCAGCGTTGACGTTGAAAGAATTCTCTGTTCTCAGGTACCATACCATTCTCTCTCTTGGTGCAAAAGCTGGCTCGGACCAAAAGTGAACATAACAAGGGCTCCTCAGGTATTTGTGTTCATTTATTATTTAGCTATCATGCTAATGGGCTTTCAAATTTCCATGAACGAAGGACAATGTGTAAATTGTGCAGGACTTGTACCAAAGGTAATTTGCATTATAAAGGACTTGAAATTATGATAATCCAACTATTTTTCTCCATAAGCAAACCGAATGGAGTAAGATTACGCTATATTTAGAACTCAAGGATACAATAGTATAATCTATAGAACAGATCCAGTTCAATTAAGGTTGGGTAAGACCTAATCTGATCTAGTAGCTTGGCTTGGCTTGGCTTCTTGCCGGCAATGTTTACATGCCAGGAATGAGTTAATAGGACTCTtgtgatttatttttttgatgTCCAACAAAATTATTGAACGAGGCTATTATCTGGTTTGTGGCTCCTTAATTCCATTATTGATCATCTATAACATGTGGCATGTACGTAAATCAAGACCCTCAGCCAAACTAATTGAACAAATTCCTGGACTCCAACTTGAAGGTATATTCTTCAATTATGA comes from the Benincasa hispida cultivar B227 chromosome 5, ASM972705v1, whole genome shotgun sequence genome and includes:
- the LOC120077677 gene encoding phospholipid--sterol O-acyltransferase isoform X1, whose protein sequence is MKKMNEMLGGASRALLILLLLLFQGLGGDGSDFVADDGDFGGDYSKLSGIIIPGFASTQLRAWSILDCPYSPLDFNPLDLVWLDTTKLLSAVNCWLKCILLDPYNQTDHPECKSRPDSGLSAITELDPGYITGPLSSVWKEWIKWCIEFGIEANAIIAVPYDWRLSPTMLEERDLYFHKLKLTFETALKLRGGPSIVFAHSLGNNVFRYFLEWLKLEIAPKHYFQWLDQHIHAYFAVGAPLLGAPDTIKATLSGSTFGLPISEGTARVMCNSFGSSLWMMPFSKYCRGDDVYWKHFSKGNGGVHHSYRCSEQEPQSNYSGWPTYIANIEVPLVHDSAGYGAYPSLSEVTHENLTSMECGLPTQLSFSARETSDGTFFKAIEDYDPDGKRLSYQLQRLYHRDPVLNPLTPWDRPPIKTVFCIYGTDLKTEVGYYFAPSGKPYPDNWIITDVIYEIEGSLISRSGNLVDGDPGIASGDETVPYHSLSWCKSWLGPKVNITRAPQAEHDGSDVQIDMNVEHNYEEDIVPNMTRSQRGKYITYYEDSESIPGKRTAVWELDKVNHRNIVRSPVLMRELWLQMLHDIHPNAKSSFVTKAKRGPLRDEDCYWDYGKARCAWPEYCEYRYVFGDVHLGQSCRIKNNSTDVLSHYL
- the LOC120077677 gene encoding phospholipid--sterol O-acyltransferase isoform X2, whose translation is MKKMNEMLGGASRALLILLLLLFQGLGGDGSDFVADDGDFGGDYSKLSGIIIPGFASTQLRAWSILDCPYSPLDFNPLDLVWLDTTKLLSAVNCWLKCILLDPYNQTDHPECKSRPDSGLSAITELDPGYITGPLSSVWKEWIKWCIEFGIEANAIIAVPYDWRLSPTMLEERDLYFHKLKLTFETALKLRGGPSIVFAHSLGNNVFRYFLEWLKLEIAPKHYFQWLDQHIHAYFAVGAPLLGAPDTIKATLSGSTFGLPISEGTARVMCNSFGSSLWMMPFSKYCRGDDVYWKHFSKGNGGVHHSYRCSEQEPQSNYSGWPTYIANIEVPLVHAGYGAYPSLSEVTHENLTSMECGLPTQLSFSARETSDGTFFKAIEDYDPDGKRLSYQLQRLYHRDPVLNPLTPWDRPPIKTVFCIYGTDLKTEVGYYFAPSGKPYPDNWIITDVIYEIEGSLISRSGNLVDGDPGIASGDETVPYHSLSWCKSWLGPKVNITRAPQAEHDGSDVQIDMNVEHNYEEDIVPNMTRSQRGKYITYYEDSESIPGKRTAVWELDKVNHRNIVRSPVLMRELWLQMLHDIHPNAKSSFVTKAKRGPLRDEDCYWDYGKARCAWPEYCEYRYVFGDVHLGQSCRIKNNSTDVLSHYL
- the LOC120077677 gene encoding phospholipid--sterol O-acyltransferase isoform X4; translation: MKKMNEMLGGASRALLILLLLLFQGLGGDGSDFVADDGDFGGDYSKLSGIIIPGFASTQLRAWSILDCPYSPLDFNPLDLVWLDTTKLLSAVNCWLKCILLDPYNQTDHPECKSRPDSGLSAITELDPGYITGPLSSVWKEWIKWCIEFGIEANAIIAVPYDWRLSPTMLEERDLYFHKLKLTFETALKLRGGPSIVFAHSLGNNVFRYFLEWLKLEIAPKHYFQWLDQHIHAYFAVGAPLLGAPDTIKATLSGSTFGLPISEGTARVMCNSFGSSLWMMPFSKYCRGDDVYWKHFSKGNGGVHHSYRCSEQEPQSNYSGWPTYIANIEVPLVHDSAGYGAYPSLSEVTHENLTSMECGLPTQLSFSARETSDGTFFKAIEDYDPDGKRLSYQLQRLYHRDPVLNPLTPWDRPPIKTVFCIYGTDLKTEVGYYFAPSGKPYPDNWIITDVIYEIEGSLISRSGNLVDGDPGIASGDETVSWRITNIASSVVQASILVAEISESGSSALTLKEFSVLRYHTILSLGAKAGSDQK
- the LOC120077677 gene encoding phospholipid--sterol O-acyltransferase isoform X3 — protein: MKKMNEMLGGASRALLILLLLLFQGLGGDGSDFVADDGDFGGDYSKLSGIIIPGFASTQLRAWSILDCPYSPLDFNPLDLVWLDTTKLLSAVNCWLKCILLDPYNQTDHPECKSRPDSGLSAITELDPGYITGPLSSVWKEWIKWCIEFGIEANAIIAVPYDWRLSPTMLEERDLYFHKLKLTFETALKLRGGPSIVFAHSLGNNVFRYFLEWLKLEIAPKHYFQWLDQHIHAYFAVGAPLLGAPDTIKATLSGSTFGLPISEGTARVMCNSFGSSLWMMPFSKYCRGDDVYWKHFSKGNGGVHHSYRCSEQEPQSNYSGWPTYIANIEVPLVHDSAGYGAYPSLSEVTHENLTSMECGLPTQLSFSARETSDGTFFKAIEDYDPDGKRLSYQLQRLYHRDPVLNPLTPWDRPPIKTVFCIYGTDLKTEVGYYFAPSGKPYPDNWIITDVIYEIEGSLISRSGNLVDGDPGIASGDETVPYHSLSWCKSWLGPKVNITRAPQAEHDGSDVQIDMNVEHNYEEDIVPNMTRSQRGKYITYYEDSESIPGKRTAVWELDKDVA